One segment of Anatilimnocola aggregata DNA contains the following:
- a CDS encoding YncE family protein, which produces MATLLLVATGTSFGQEKKPAKPKLSPEEARAAREKARYPLPYPPKLADGKLVVSEQTVDFLKPGENLRAEVGIAKSPPRVDFAFFPEQNYPGNPWSNRSDGFVLGDKYYTSDNDHLAPRGTAHLWEYDAAKQQFRLLCDTSKFLESKNVFPPEMNYRPGEMQSRIDMGNDGWLYYATDRGSPTVTHDKNGYLGEWILRTNPATLETQIVKQFPIPKHTLPASVLDPKRMIYYGGTAPGKDAANQNVQFFALDVRSGKLLKVADHGPTRVLIFSTSTGRVYWEGSMYDPETNEITKMEIPHVRSASAETPQGLVYCTSGTKADLWSLNVKTNEVKQLGNVGVGTQEYISSIEADPTGRYLYYVPGAHGGATKDGTPIVQYDTATNRRKVLGFLHATFWEKHGYALDGSFSSALDEKGERLFICWDGWRKGQPRGWETAALTVFHIPASERVIGSP; this is translated from the coding sequence TTGGCTACCCTTCTGCTGGTCGCAACTGGCACTAGCTTCGGGCAAGAGAAAAAGCCAGCTAAACCCAAGTTGAGCCCCGAAGAAGCGCGGGCTGCGCGCGAAAAAGCTCGCTATCCACTGCCGTATCCGCCCAAGTTGGCCGATGGCAAGTTGGTGGTCAGCGAACAAACCGTCGACTTCTTAAAGCCCGGTGAAAACCTGCGGGCTGAGGTGGGCATTGCCAAGTCTCCGCCCCGTGTCGACTTCGCTTTTTTCCCCGAGCAAAACTATCCGGGCAATCCGTGGTCGAATCGATCGGACGGCTTCGTGCTCGGCGACAAGTACTACACGTCCGACAACGATCATCTCGCGCCGCGAGGGACCGCCCATCTGTGGGAATATGATGCCGCCAAGCAACAGTTCCGGCTGCTGTGCGACACCAGCAAGTTCCTGGAATCGAAGAATGTCTTTCCGCCGGAGATGAATTATCGTCCCGGTGAAATGCAGAGCCGCATCGACATGGGTAACGACGGCTGGCTGTACTATGCGACCGATCGTGGCTCGCCGACAGTGACTCACGATAAGAATGGTTACCTTGGGGAATGGATCCTGCGCACAAACCCCGCCACGCTCGAAACACAGATCGTCAAGCAGTTCCCGATTCCCAAGCACACGTTGCCCGCCAGCGTGCTCGACCCGAAGCGAATGATCTATTACGGCGGCACAGCACCGGGCAAAGATGCGGCGAATCAGAACGTGCAGTTCTTCGCGCTCGATGTCCGGAGCGGCAAGTTGCTCAAGGTGGCCGATCACGGTCCGACGCGCGTTCTGATCTTTTCGACTTCGACGGGCCGCGTCTATTGGGAAGGGAGCATGTACGATCCCGAGACCAACGAAATCACAAAAATGGAGATCCCGCACGTCCGCAGTGCCTCGGCCGAAACGCCGCAAGGGCTGGTCTATTGCACTTCTGGCACCAAGGCCGATCTCTGGTCGCTGAATGTAAAGACGAATGAAGTCAAGCAACTTGGCAACGTTGGGGTCGGCACGCAGGAGTATATTTCGTCGATCGAGGCCGATCCCACGGGGCGTTACCTCTACTACGTCCCCGGCGCACATGGTGGCGCGACCAAAGACGGTACACCAATCGTGCAGTACGACACTGCGACCAACCGGCGGAAAGTGCTCGGCTTTTTGCACGCCACGTTTTGGGAAAAACATGGCTATGCGCTCGATGGCTCGTTTAGTTCGGCCCTGGATGAAAAGGGAGAACGCCTCTTCATTTGTTGGGATGGTTGGCGCAAAGGCCAGCCCCGCGGCTGGGAAACTGCTGCACTCACGGTCTTTCACATTCCGGCCAGTGAGCGTGTAATCGGCAGTCCGTAG
- a CDS encoding PDZ domain-containing protein, translating into MRSFTTGLIALMSILMLHSAASAQLLKRLEQRLGDAVNKLAPPTDGAPTPAASPGYLGLTADETDGLQGVIVLGVKAASPAEAAGLKKDDLISAINGSEVKNLDDFQRALDQVGAGQRAQFTLQRGREALTLNATLVARQTPPVNRLGAEDPGPAPGGEDPLELPAGTPRGLGDSVLRPADDGGERASLGVSVVPVTEQTRAANGLQSTRGALVAAVRPGGPADRAGIPVGSVIVAIDGQRVNAAEDLVGVIAVSRPGQEVELSYYRGATLTRKTVRLSPTVLDARAMPAAPGPAVSSPPAIGGILGGAAGDRPLVRRVGEVLDNFARPAGGPPAGQMEDIATLKSQIELLQATVRSLEDRLLKLESKSAPAVEAAPDLPRDAIRGPELPLVPPALPALPTPPALP; encoded by the coding sequence ATGCGCTCGTTTACGACGGGCTTGATTGCCCTGATGTCAATTCTGATGCTGCACTCCGCAGCGTCGGCCCAACTGCTCAAACGGCTTGAACAGCGGCTGGGTGATGCCGTGAATAAGCTGGCTCCGCCTACCGATGGCGCCCCCACACCGGCCGCTTCGCCTGGCTATTTGGGGCTGACCGCCGACGAAACCGATGGCTTGCAGGGCGTGATCGTTTTGGGTGTAAAGGCTGCCAGCCCAGCGGAAGCTGCCGGGCTGAAGAAGGACGATTTGATCTCGGCGATCAACGGCAGCGAGGTCAAAAACCTCGACGACTTTCAGCGCGCTCTCGATCAAGTCGGAGCCGGTCAGCGAGCCCAATTCACCCTGCAGCGCGGGCGTGAAGCACTCACCTTGAACGCTACCTTAGTCGCTCGCCAAACTCCCCCGGTCAATCGCCTGGGAGCTGAAGATCCAGGTCCAGCACCGGGTGGAGAAGATCCGCTCGAACTCCCTGCTGGCACTCCCCGCGGCCTGGGCGATTCAGTCCTGCGACCTGCGGACGACGGGGGCGAACGCGCTTCTTTGGGTGTCTCGGTCGTGCCAGTGACGGAGCAAACTCGCGCGGCGAATGGCTTGCAGTCGACACGGGGAGCGCTGGTCGCTGCGGTTCGTCCCGGTGGTCCCGCCGATCGGGCCGGCATTCCCGTCGGCTCGGTAATCGTGGCCATCGATGGGCAACGAGTGAATGCGGCCGAGGATCTCGTCGGCGTCATTGCCGTTTCGCGTCCCGGGCAGGAAGTGGAGCTGAGCTACTATCGCGGTGCCACGCTCACGCGCAAAACCGTTCGCCTCTCGCCGACGGTGCTCGATGCTCGGGCGATGCCGGCCGCACCTGGCCCAGCTGTCTCTAGTCCGCCGGCCATCGGTGGGATTCTCGGTGGCGCTGCCGGAGATCGCCCGCTCGTCCGTCGTGTGGGAGAAGTCCTCGATAACTTTGCCCGCCCAGCAGGCGGCCCTCCCGCGGGACAAATGGAAGATATCGCAACACTCAAGAGCCAGATTGAACTGCTGCAGGCCACGGTTCGTTCGCTGGAGGATCGACTCCTCAAGCTCGAAAGCAAATCTGCACCGGCTGTCGAAGCCGCCCCAGATTTGCCGCGCGATGCAATCCGCGGCCCGGAGCTCCCCCTGGTTCCGCCAGCCCTTCCCGCTTTGCCAACCCCGCCAGCACTCCCCTAG
- a CDS encoding GNAT family N-acetyltransferase — protein sequence MKLPVINAEPLWHERGEPSAALQLAAAAWHEAERAAQVAIVLRTVDHQPPRFKLVAAHQDDALVGAVLAECLPGRAAVVMQPRITDNAIEPGAIAGALLQGMNQALRADGTLLAQALTKQRSDEAAGQFQASGYYLVGDLLYLAADLTAPLAEDEVAENELAEADSGFQLIAHDPDDFARWGPLLDQTYIGTLDCPAVDGLRPTSDVLKGYRDIGRPRSDWWFIVRHQGEDVGCLLLAEHAEMPQTELIYMALVPAVRGRGWGLHLVQHGLRVARETGAQHMILSVDADNAPALRHYVAAGFRVWERRAIWVHKLA from the coding sequence ATGAAACTGCCCGTGATTAATGCTGAGCCTTTGTGGCACGAACGTGGTGAACCAAGCGCTGCCTTGCAATTGGCTGCAGCAGCCTGGCATGAAGCAGAGCGGGCAGCTCAAGTGGCCATCGTGCTGCGAACGGTCGATCATCAGCCGCCGCGTTTCAAACTGGTCGCCGCTCATCAGGACGATGCGCTCGTGGGTGCAGTTCTGGCCGAGTGTCTGCCGGGGCGAGCGGCGGTGGTCATGCAGCCGCGAATCACTGACAACGCCATTGAGCCGGGTGCCATCGCTGGGGCACTTTTGCAGGGGATGAACCAGGCACTGCGGGCCGACGGAACTCTGCTTGCCCAAGCGCTCACCAAGCAGCGGTCGGATGAAGCTGCCGGGCAGTTTCAAGCCAGCGGTTATTATTTGGTGGGAGATTTGCTTTATCTGGCCGCGGATTTGACCGCGCCGCTGGCTGAGGATGAAGTTGCTGAGAATGAGCTGGCCGAAGCGGACTCGGGTTTTCAATTGATTGCTCACGATCCGGATGACTTCGCGCGCTGGGGACCACTGCTGGACCAGACCTATATCGGCACGCTCGACTGTCCGGCCGTGGATGGCTTGCGCCCGACCAGTGACGTACTCAAAGGTTATCGAGATATCGGCCGCCCGCGGAGCGATTGGTGGTTTATCGTGCGGCATCAAGGCGAGGACGTAGGCTGCTTGTTGCTTGCCGAACATGCCGAAATGCCGCAGACCGAGTTGATTTACATGGCGCTTGTGCCTGCTGTGCGCGGCCGCGGTTGGGGCTTGCACCTGGTGCAACATGGCCTGCGCGTCGCGCGCGAGACTGGCGCTCAGCATATGATTTTGTCGGTCGATGCCGATAATGCGCCGGCCCTGCGACACTATGTGGCAGCTGGTTTTCGAGTGTGGGAACGGCGGGCGATCTGGGTTCACAAGCTGGCGTAA
- a CDS encoding right-handed parallel beta-helix repeat-containing protein — protein sequence MRGRLLECSFLWFALAATCSAADIYVDNVTGDDRRNGRATTSIGVGNGPVRTIAKALRLANKGDRVILANNAEPYRESVAISGGYHSGLATYPFELIGNGATIDGSLSLATAEWEFVTGEIFRVRPPRGSFQRLFIDNVPAEFVQPTGDARPVLNPKQWTLLSGWIYFCVEKDKLPSSYDLSCCGLQTGITLYQVQDVVITDLTVRGFQLDGVNAADNARQAKLLGVISIDNGRSGFTVGGASRVTLDQCDAAGNGNSQLRAEGYSQTRVRDCDFDDKSAPALVSDGGRVFRVE from the coding sequence ATGCGCGGTCGATTGCTCGAATGTTCTTTCCTCTGGTTTGCGTTGGCCGCCACGTGCTCGGCAGCTGACATTTATGTCGACAACGTGACGGGTGACGATCGTCGCAACGGCCGTGCGACGACCTCGATTGGTGTCGGCAATGGTCCGGTTCGCACGATTGCGAAAGCTCTGCGGCTGGCCAACAAGGGTGATCGGGTCATTCTGGCGAATAACGCGGAACCTTACCGCGAGAGCGTGGCGATCAGCGGCGGCTATCACTCGGGCCTCGCAACTTACCCCTTCGAACTGATCGGCAACGGCGCCACGATCGACGGCAGTCTGTCCCTTGCCACCGCGGAGTGGGAATTTGTGACGGGCGAGATTTTTCGCGTTCGTCCGCCCCGCGGCTCCTTTCAACGCCTGTTCATCGACAACGTGCCGGCGGAATTTGTCCAGCCGACGGGCGATGCCCGACCGGTGCTGAATCCCAAGCAATGGACGCTCCTCTCGGGTTGGATTTATTTCTGCGTCGAAAAAGATAAGCTTCCCTCAAGCTACGACCTCTCCTGCTGCGGGTTGCAGACGGGCATTACCCTTTATCAAGTTCAGGACGTCGTGATTACCGACTTGACCGTGCGCGGCTTTCAGCTCGACGGGGTGAACGCGGCCGACAATGCTCGCCAGGCGAAGTTGCTGGGAGTCATCAGCATCGACAATGGGCGGAGCGGGTTCACGGTTGGTGGGGCGTCGCGAGTCACACTCGACCAATGCGATGCCGCGGGTAACGGCAATTCACAACTGCGAGCAGAAGGTTACTCGCAAACACGCGTGCGCGACTGCGACTTCGACGATAAATCGGCACCCGCGCTCGTCAGCGATGGCGGACGTGTCTTCCGCGTCGAATAG
- a CDS encoding NUDIX domain-containing protein has translation MAQVRLGVVAVVLKPGSSQASFLVIRRSQTVRSPGKFCFPGGSIEAGESEEEAVVREFWEELGARITPQRRLWQSLTITNVRLAWWLVEMLPDQAITPNPLEVESYRWLTSDEALALPDLLASNRDFYAAWWQGDFHLPAER, from the coding sequence ATGGCCCAAGTCAGACTCGGCGTGGTGGCGGTGGTCTTGAAGCCCGGGTCGTCGCAGGCAAGTTTTCTGGTCATTCGCCGGTCGCAAACCGTTCGCTCGCCCGGCAAGTTCTGTTTCCCCGGTGGCAGCATTGAAGCGGGCGAGTCCGAAGAAGAAGCGGTCGTGCGTGAGTTTTGGGAAGAGTTGGGGGCCCGCATCACGCCGCAGCGGCGGTTGTGGCAAAGCCTGACGATTACCAATGTCCGCCTGGCCTGGTGGCTGGTGGAGATGCTGCCCGATCAAGCCATCACGCCAAATCCGCTGGAAGTGGAATCGTATCGCTGGCTGACGAGCGACGAAGCCCTAGCGCTGCCAGACTTGCTGGCCAGCAATCGGGATTTTTATGCGGCCTGGTGGCAAGGCGATTTTCACTTGCCGGCCGAAAGATAA
- a CDS encoding DNA polymerase ligase N-terminal domain-containing protein has translation MPQFVLLRHTLPADSPRASHYDLMLESGESLLTWAIEALPTAGSIVAEELPPHRLVYLDYEGAVSNNRGSVARVDRGELVWLQQTSDEYCARLQGEQLRGEFRLRRTSAQFWELSFPGES, from the coding sequence ATGCCGCAATTTGTTCTCCTTCGTCACACGCTCCCTGCCGACTCACCCCGGGCCAGCCATTACGATTTGATGCTCGAAAGTGGTGAATCCCTGCTGACGTGGGCGATAGAAGCTCTGCCCACCGCAGGTTCGATTGTTGCCGAAGAGTTGCCACCGCATCGACTGGTGTATCTCGACTACGAAGGGGCTGTTTCAAACAACCGGGGCTCGGTCGCACGCGTGGATCGTGGCGAACTCGTGTGGCTACAGCAGACGAGCGATGAATACTGCGCCCGCTTGCAGGGCGAACAACTGCGCGGCGAATTTCGGCTGCGACGAACGTCAGCTCAGTTCTGGGAATTGTCGTTTCCAGGCGAGTCGTGA
- a CDS encoding prolipoprotein diacylglyceryl transferase family protein, whose protein sequence is MRSTLLYIPQFISGDPFGLPMFGWGWMLIAWLFVAAGLIYAWPRLSKAKLDLTGLLPYIGLVALGVVFVLPRLLVEYQEAGVTKIGLPIRTYGMFMVAAVISGVLLAAYRARRMGIDPEVIYSLAMLMTISGIVGARLFFVTQYWHEFHVAGDTWATLKKVINMPQGGLVVYGAVIGAFPVGIWYLWSRRLPPLVIADIVAPSLLLGLALGRVGCFMNGCCYGGFCSTMPPAVTFPAGSPPYARQEDLGWRTGIWLKQQGEGKENEPPKIVVAFVAPDSVAAMQQVRAGDEIKKINGKQVSSLTDAQQQLAGSSGNVELELNGDRLIRWTNAPSPQRSAPVHPAQLYAAIDAGLLALLLWVFYPFRRHDGEVAAIMMIVHPLSRILLEIIRVDEGGQFGTSLTISQWVSIGLLLIGVALLAYIETQPRGSLVPAKA, encoded by the coding sequence GTGCGTTCTACTCTCCTCTACATTCCGCAATTCATCTCCGGCGATCCATTCGGCCTCCCCATGTTTGGTTGGGGCTGGATGTTGATTGCCTGGCTGTTCGTGGCCGCGGGCTTGATCTACGCCTGGCCGCGCCTGTCCAAAGCCAAGCTCGACCTTACCGGCTTGTTGCCGTACATCGGGCTCGTGGCGCTGGGAGTCGTCTTCGTACTTCCGCGCCTGCTCGTCGAGTATCAAGAGGCTGGCGTCACGAAGATCGGCTTGCCGATTCGCACCTACGGCATGTTCATGGTGGCTGCGGTTATCTCGGGGGTGTTGCTGGCTGCGTATCGCGCACGGCGAATGGGCATCGATCCCGAAGTGATTTACAGCCTGGCGATGCTCATGACCATTTCCGGCATCGTTGGCGCTCGCCTGTTTTTCGTCACGCAATACTGGCATGAGTTTCACGTGGCTGGCGACACCTGGGCGACGCTGAAAAAAGTAATCAACATGCCGCAAGGCGGGCTGGTCGTGTATGGCGCTGTGATTGGCGCTTTTCCAGTTGGTATTTGGTATCTCTGGTCCCGCCGCTTGCCGCCGCTGGTAATTGCCGATATCGTCGCCCCCAGTTTGCTCCTTGGTTTAGCCCTCGGTCGCGTGGGCTGCTTTATGAATGGCTGCTGCTATGGCGGCTTCTGCTCGACGATGCCCCCTGCCGTTACATTTCCTGCGGGGAGCCCGCCTTACGCGCGACAGGAAGATCTCGGTTGGCGCACGGGAATTTGGCTTAAACAGCAAGGTGAAGGGAAAGAAAACGAACCGCCGAAGATTGTCGTCGCATTCGTCGCGCCGGACAGTGTCGCCGCTATGCAGCAGGTAAGAGCCGGAGACGAGATCAAGAAGATCAATGGCAAACAGGTCTCGTCACTGACCGATGCCCAGCAGCAATTGGCCGGCAGTTCGGGCAATGTCGAACTCGAACTAAACGGTGATCGTTTGATTCGCTGGACCAACGCGCCGTCTCCGCAGCGGAGCGCTCCGGTGCATCCTGCTCAGCTATATGCTGCCATCGACGCGGGCTTGCTCGCGCTGCTCCTCTGGGTCTTTTATCCGTTTCGCCGTCACGATGGCGAAGTGGCTGCCATCATGATGATCGTGCATCCTCTCTCGCGCATTTTGCTCGAAATCATCCGCGTCGACGAAGGTGGGCAGTTCGGTACGTCCCTCACCATTTCGCAGTGGGTCAGCATTGGGCTGCTCCTGATCGGCGTCGCGCTGCTCGCCTACATCGAAACCCAACCGCGCGGCAGTTTAGTTCCCGCCAAAGCCTAG
- the panC gene encoding pantoate--beta-alanine ligase, whose translation MSAGGTTRTPQVIESAAAMRAEVRRLQQAGERVGVVPTMGALHEGHLSLVHLAKKTCTKTVATIFVNPTQFAPHEDFNRYPRTLPEDLRLLASADCDYCFVPGTDEMYPAGYSTYVEPPAVGTRWEGECRPGHFRGVTTIVLKLLNMIPADVACFGQKDYQQAAVIRAMARDLNLFSHIEVGATIREPDGLAMSSRNRYLSPAERQRALSLSHGLRQAREMFRSGEQRTAVIAAMIGETLEPQTDAIDYVAIADGDTLEPVELIQPNTVILLAVRIGNTRLIDNCLITEA comes from the coding sequence TTGTCAGCAGGCGGAACAACGCGAACACCGCAAGTCATTGAGTCAGCTGCGGCCATGCGCGCCGAGGTTCGCCGTCTGCAGCAAGCGGGCGAGCGCGTGGGAGTTGTTCCCACCATGGGAGCGCTGCACGAAGGACATTTGAGCCTGGTGCACCTGGCGAAGAAGACTTGCACAAAGACGGTGGCGACGATTTTCGTAAATCCCACGCAGTTCGCGCCACACGAGGACTTCAATCGCTATCCACGCACGTTGCCGGAAGATCTCCGCTTGCTAGCGTCTGCGGATTGCGATTATTGCTTCGTGCCGGGCACGGACGAAATGTATCCCGCGGGTTATTCGACCTATGTCGAACCGCCAGCAGTGGGAACTCGATGGGAAGGGGAGTGCCGCCCAGGGCACTTTCGCGGCGTCACGACCATCGTCCTTAAGTTGCTGAACATGATACCCGCCGATGTGGCCTGCTTTGGTCAAAAGGACTATCAGCAGGCTGCCGTAATTCGCGCGATGGCCCGCGATTTGAATCTGTTCAGCCACATTGAAGTCGGCGCAACCATTCGCGAGCCCGACGGACTGGCAATGAGTTCGCGCAATCGGTACCTATCTCCCGCCGAACGCCAGCGGGCACTTTCGCTTTCCCATGGCCTGCGTCAGGCGCGCGAGATGTTTCGCAGCGGCGAGCAGCGAACCGCGGTGATTGCCGCGATGATCGGCGAGACACTAGAGCCGCAGACCGATGCGATTGACTACGTCGCCATTGCCGATGGCGACACGCTGGAGCCTGTGGAACTTATTCAACCCAATACGGTCATCCTGTTGGCCGTGCGCATCGGCAACACTCGGCTGATCGACAATTGTCTCATCACCGAAGCCTGA
- the folK gene encoding 2-amino-4-hydroxy-6-hydroxymethyldihydropteridine diphosphokinase — protein MASCLIGLGSNLGDRVALLRSAIGQLSAVPEITALRVSSFHGTAAAGCPQSQSEYLNAVATFVTSLSPQQLLAELQRIEIELGRERSERWGPRTIDLDLLLYDQLEVETTALTLPHPRMSFRRFVLEPAAEIAGSMVHPICGWTIEKLLAHIKHSPRRIDLAPAQTRFCDDDSSRLLLAALGNQPHIIRQFRLPIDATTRAGESTASQSQPPQSWLITNQWVVQDLGEPLLLEPLASNERLDCLRRMREGKNPFPALAIVWQPAPTAVLFAFNELRRLPDAGPVLWIPGVPLEQAVQEVYAAMTAMG, from the coding sequence ATGGCCAGCTGCTTGATTGGTTTGGGTTCGAATTTGGGCGACCGCGTTGCCTTGCTGCGCTCGGCCATTGGGCAACTCTCAGCGGTGCCAGAAATTACTGCACTCAGGGTCAGTTCATTTCACGGCACAGCAGCCGCCGGCTGCCCGCAATCGCAGAGTGAATATCTCAATGCTGTGGCCACTTTCGTCACATCGCTTTCACCGCAGCAGTTACTTGCGGAATTACAGCGGATCGAAATTGAACTCGGGCGAGAACGGAGTGAACGCTGGGGGCCGCGCACTATCGATCTTGATCTGCTGCTGTACGATCAGTTGGAAGTAGAGACCACCGCTCTCACATTGCCTCATCCGCGAATGTCATTTCGCCGCTTTGTGCTGGAACCTGCTGCGGAAATCGCCGGCTCGATGGTTCATCCGATTTGTGGCTGGACGATTGAAAAGTTGCTCGCTCATATCAAGCATTCCCCACGGCGAATTGATCTGGCTCCCGCGCAAACGCGTTTTTGCGACGACGATTCCTCGCGTTTGCTGCTCGCAGCGCTTGGCAATCAACCTCACATCATCCGCCAATTCCGCTTGCCCATAGACGCCACAACGAGAGCGGGTGAATCAACAGCTTCTCAATCGCAGCCGCCACAATCGTGGCTGATTACTAATCAATGGGTCGTGCAGGACCTAGGCGAACCGCTCCTGCTCGAACCGCTTGCCAGCAACGAACGGCTCGATTGTTTGCGGCGAATGCGAGAAGGTAAGAATCCCTTTCCTGCTCTGGCGATCGTCTGGCAGCCAGCGCCGACAGCAGTTCTTTTTGCCTTCAACGAATTGCGTCGTTTGCCCGACGCTGGCCCTGTCCTGTGGATTCCCGGCGTGCCGCTCGAACAAGCAGTCCAAGAGGTCTACGCCGCCATGACCGCGATGGGATAA
- a CDS encoding class I SAM-dependent methyltransferase — translation MEQVSGNLYDYPIYYDLVFGSDWKAEFDFLRQVFNRFGGGNVQRVFEPACGTGRLLYRLADAGLDVCGLDLNPRAVEFCNKRLLKHGYEASVICGDMCDFKLPKKVDAAFNTINSFRHLLSEAQAEAHLRCVAESLKAGGLYVLGLHLTPTAGEPMTEESWSARRGNLAINTHLATMDLDRRKRTERCRMKLDIYTPTERRQIVDELVFRTYTRDQIQKLLETVGVFDIAETFDFSYRIDSPIEIDRETQDVVFILRKKRGSK, via the coding sequence ATGGAGCAGGTTTCCGGCAATTTGTACGACTACCCGATCTATTACGATTTGGTCTTTGGCTCGGATTGGAAAGCGGAATTCGATTTTCTGCGGCAAGTGTTTAATCGCTTTGGCGGCGGTAACGTGCAACGCGTATTTGAGCCCGCTTGCGGCACAGGGCGATTGCTGTACCGTCTGGCCGATGCGGGCCTGGATGTCTGCGGACTCGATCTGAATCCGCGGGCTGTCGAGTTTTGCAACAAGCGTCTTCTGAAGCACGGCTACGAGGCCAGCGTCATTTGCGGCGACATGTGCGACTTCAAATTGCCGAAGAAAGTTGACGCTGCCTTCAACACCATCAACAGCTTTCGGCATTTGCTCAGCGAAGCGCAAGCCGAGGCGCACTTGCGCTGCGTGGCCGAGTCGCTCAAGGCCGGCGGCTTGTATGTGCTCGGTTTGCACCTGACACCCACCGCTGGCGAGCCGATGACTGAAGAGTCGTGGTCGGCCCGGCGTGGCAACCTGGCGATCAACACGCACCTGGCGACAATGGATCTCGATCGACGCAAGCGAACTGAGCGCTGCCGGATGAAGCTCGACATTTACACTCCCACCGAACGGCGGCAGATCGTCGACGAGTTGGTCTTTCGAACTTACACCCGCGATCAGATTCAGAAACTACTGGAGACGGTCGGGGTATTCGACATCGCTGAGACTTTCGACTTCAGTTATCGCATCGATAGCCCCATCGAGATCGATCGCGAAACGCAGGATGTGGTCTTCATCCTGCGTAAGAAGCGCGGCAGCAAATAG
- a CDS encoding HAD family hydrolase, whose protein sequence is MLQALIFDCDGTLTDSMPIHYRSWRATMQLHGIDFAEDRFYALGGVPSQKIIEMLAEECHLTLDAAAVADQKEQAFLQLLSELKPISSVLEEARLHRGKLKMAVASGGIRPVILAQLEHTGCADWFDTIVTAEDTTRHKPEPDVFLEAARRMNVAPEFCRVYEDSDLGIEAARRAGMEWVDVRAWQR, encoded by the coding sequence ATGCTGCAGGCTTTGATATTTGATTGCGATGGTACTCTGACCGATTCGATGCCCATTCATTACCGGAGTTGGCGGGCCACGATGCAATTGCATGGCATCGACTTCGCCGAAGACCGTTTTTATGCCCTCGGCGGCGTGCCCAGCCAGAAAATCATCGAGATGTTGGCCGAGGAGTGTCACCTGACGCTCGATGCAGCTGCCGTGGCCGATCAAAAAGAGCAGGCGTTTTTGCAGCTGCTGTCAGAGCTCAAGCCAATCTCTTCGGTGCTGGAGGAAGCGCGCCTGCATCGCGGCAAGTTGAAGATGGCTGTCGCCAGTGGCGGTATCCGCCCTGTCATTCTCGCTCAGCTGGAGCATACCGGTTGTGCCGATTGGTTCGATACCATCGTCACTGCCGAAGACACGACGCGGCACAAGCCCGAGCCCGATGTGTTTCTGGAAGCTGCGCGACGAATGAATGTGGCGCCAGAATTCTGCCGCGTCTATGAGGATTCAGATTTAGGAATTGAAGCGGCCCGTCGCGCTGGGATGGAATGGGTCGACGTGCGCGCGTGGCAACGATAA